The nucleotide sequence AGTATATTTGCGAGGTGAACTATTGAACTCATTTGATGCTGTAAAAGAGCTTTTTGATTATCTGGGCAAGAGTAGGTCTGATGAATTTTCTCCAGATCTGCTTATAAAATCCATGCTGTATAAATTTCTGTTGGAAAATGGGTATTTAACAAAAGGATTCAGCAAAAACATTTTTAATGATTTTACCTACAAAAACATACTCGCAAGATGGGAAATAGAAGCTCATTGTTCACTTGAGGAATTAACAAACAAAGCAAATGTTACAGAAATAAAATTTTGCACAGATTATATTTTAAATGGACCCAGTCTGAAAAACTGCGATCCGGCACTAATAGGACTGGTATACGAAGAATTATCAGAGACGGAAATAAAGAAAAAGAGCGGCAGGTTTTACACTCCTGGCGCTATAATCGACTTGATGATAGGCTTTTACCCTCAAAAGTGGAGTTATCCCTGCAAGGTATTGGATCCTGCATGCGGAAGCGGCTTTTTTTTGTCAAAGGCATATGACAAGATGATGGAGTCGGGGCTGAGACAAGGCTTTGAAAAAGACAAGGTTCACCACAACTTGCTCCAGGACATGATTTATGGAATGGACTTAGACGAAAAAGGCATCTTCATATCCTCCCTAGTCTTAAGCCTTAAATCTAAGATATACGTACAGCCCAAGAATCTCATTGCAGGGGATTTTCTCACCGACAATTCATCATGGAAGGGCTTTGACCTCATTGTGGGAAATCCTCCCTACATTGGGCATAAACAGATGAACAGAGAGTATTTCAAGGTCCTAAAAGACAAGTATCACGACGTTTATTACGACAAGGCTGATATATCCTACTGTTTCTTCAAAAGAGGATGGGAAGTCTTGTCAGAGGGTGGATTGTTGATATTCATCACGTCCCGTTATTTCTTGGAAGCCCACAACGGAAAAGGATTAAGGGGTTTTATTGCAAATAATTTCAAAATCGAAAAAATCATAGACTATAACGGATATAGAGTCATGCCAGGGGCAAAAGTCGATCCCCTAATATCTGTTTTGGCCAAAGGTTCGCCTAATGGCAATTCATTCAGCGTACACAAATACAAGGGTGAAAGAATAAGCAGGCTGATCCATCAACGAAGCAATGATGGTGATTCAACAGAAAACTTTGAGATTTTCAACATATTGCAACAGGATCTGGATAAAAAAGGCTGGAGCCTCATAGATAGAGCAAGCAGGGATGTTATCTTAAAGATCACATCAAAAACTGACACCACAATATCAGATGTTTGGGACAGTAGACAAGGGATAATAACAGGCTGCGACAAGGCTTTTGTTGTCGATAATTTGGAAAGTCGCTTATACGACAAGGTGATAGTCAAGCCTTGGATAAAAAACAGCGACATAACTCAGTATGAAATAAGACAAAATAATAAATATCTTTTATATACAGATCTATTAGAGGATGCAAGTGATCATCCCCAGTTAATGAAAAGGCTATTGCCATACGAAGCAAGGCTAAAGAACAGGAGGGAGTGCAAAAAAGGAATAAGACCTTGGCACCACCTTCAATGGGGCAGAAGTCATGAAAACTTCACGGGAGATAAGGTTGTATATCCTTATAAATCTCACAAAAACAGGTTTGCTGTAGACACCAAGGGCTGTTATTTCAGCGCAGATGTCTACAGCTTCAGATTAAAGCAAAACACTTTTGCTTCCCGTGAATTTTATACTCTGCAAGCTGTTACGGCACTGTTAAATTCAAGCCTGTACGAGTTTTACTTTAAGGCTATAGCAAAAAAGCTGGGGGAGAACCTCTACGAGTACTATCCCAATACAGTGGGAAGGTTGAGGCTGCCAAAGTACGATCCTGAATTTTTCAAGAGTCTTCATTATTACCACGAATCCATACAAAATTCGGAGAATGAAGAAGCTTCACTTAGTCTAAAAGAAGATATAGATAACTACATATTTGATTACTTCAGTATCGGCAAGGCAGAGAAAGACCTTATTGAAAGGAGAATAAAACTTGAAAAGTTATGATTATAGAAGCGACACCATCACAAAGCCCACGGATAAAATGAGAAAAGCGATGTATGAAGCCCAGGTGGGGGACGATGTCTACGGAGAGGATCCCACAGTAAAAAGGCTTGAAGAGCTGTCCTGCAAAATATCTGGCAAGGAAGCTGCCATGTTCGTTCCAAGTGGGACTATGGGAAATCAAATAGCTGTTAAGGTGCACACATCTCCCGCAGATGAAATCCTTCTAGAGGAAAACTGCCACATACACTGGTATGAAGGAGGGGGCATAGGTGCAATCAGCGGAGTCGTGAGCAAGCTGATAA is from Alkalibacter saccharofermentans DSM 14828 and encodes:
- a CDS encoding Eco57I restriction-modification methylase domain-containing protein, whose translation is MNSFDAVKELFDYLGKSRSDEFSPDLLIKSMLYKFLLENGYLTKGFSKNIFNDFTYKNILARWEIEAHCSLEELTNKANVTEIKFCTDYILNGPSLKNCDPALIGLVYEELSETEIKKKSGRFYTPGAIIDLMIGFYPQKWSYPCKVLDPACGSGFFLSKAYDKMMESGLRQGFEKDKVHHNLLQDMIYGMDLDEKGIFISSLVLSLKSKIYVQPKNLIAGDFLTDNSSWKGFDLIVGNPPYIGHKQMNREYFKVLKDKYHDVYYDKADISYCFFKRGWEVLSEGGLLIFITSRYFLEAHNGKGLRGFIANNFKIEKIIDYNGYRVMPGAKVDPLISVLAKGSPNGNSFSVHKYKGERISRLIHQRSNDGDSTENFEIFNILQQDLDKKGWSLIDRASRDVILKITSKTDTTISDVWDSRQGIITGCDKAFVVDNLESRLYDKVIVKPWIKNSDITQYEIRQNNKYLLYTDLLEDASDHPQLMKRLLPYEARLKNRRECKKGIRPWHHLQWGRSHENFTGDKVVYPYKSHKNRFAVDTKGCYFSADVYSFRLKQNTFASREFYTLQAVTALLNSSLYEFYFKAIAKKLGENLYEYYPNTVGRLRLPKYDPEFFKSLHYYHESIQNSENEEASLSLKEDIDNYIFDYFSIGKAEKDLIERRIKLEKL